The sequence below is a genomic window from Flagellimonas marinaquae.
TACGCCATGCACGGCCTTAAATTGTCCGTCTCCCCAAAGGGACTCTAGGGCGCTCATATAAGTGGGCACCCCAAAATCGTCGGTAAGTTTTAAGACCTTACTTTCGGGGATATAGATATTGGGTCTTGCATTGGCATAAGTATCATATTGTTGAATGGGAATTACAGTACTGAGACCATCATTCCCTCCGGATAATCGAATAAGGATCAAAATGTTGTCGGTTTCGGCCGCAGCAACTGCTGCCGTAAGTGGGGATGGTGCTGATGCCGAAATCATATGGCTTCCTAAAAACATGGATCCAGAACCGGCTATACCAAGTGCCTGGATAAATGATCGTCTGCTCCATTTTTTATGTTCCTGATCGTGGCCTTTGTGTTCAAGGCCTTTGTGTGGGGATGTATCGTGGGTGTGGTGATTATCGCACATGGTGTGGGGTTATTTGAGTTGAAATTCGGGCTCGCGGGATAAGTGACGCAATAGAAGATAAACTTGAGACGGTCCTGTTTCCCATCCAAGTAAAGTCCACGAAGGCGTTGTTCCGCCTTCGTAATAATTTATGTCCACATCGCTCCTAAACGCTATAAATGCTCTATCGTAGTCGGCATCGGTGAGCAAGCCTTTTGGTAAAAATTTATCGATAATGGGCCTGGCAACTTCGTCTGGGTTGTTGCTTGTGAGCCCGGCATTGCCGGAAAGCGAGAGACCCAAATCCCTGAATTGTTCGGGATTTTCTTGATAAAACCGTTGCAGGAACATCTCAACGGTCAACCACCGTCCAATTATAAAATTAGTGTTGATCCAGGTCCGATCACGTTGCCAGCCTTCCACTTCGGGCGGTTGAAAAAAACGCTGTCCGATCAACGAACAGGAATCGATCATGTTCAGTATGGTGCCATCGTCATACGTAAACCCAGTTTCTTTTAATAGGTTGAAATAAAGATCGGCCGGACTTTTTATGATTACACCTATTGCAGTTTCGTCGAAAAAGTGTTGGCTCTTAAAAAGTTGACGGAGTACAGGGGCAATTTCGAAGCCACTATTGATAAAAGTCTGTGCCAGACCGTCGATAATCTGTGGAGCAATGCCGCCATCATCGTTTGTAGAATCTGGATGGACAAAAAACTCATAAAGTTTTTTACAGATGAACCAACCAATCTCATCGGGCCTTTGGTTAAACAGTATGTCTATTACGTCATCATAGCCCCAATTGCCCGTTTGCCCGAAAATAGTCTTGTTGTCCGTATTGAATTCCGAAGGGTCGAAAGTAACCTGGGTACACCCTTCTTCTCCTCTTTCGGTATAACCGGACAATGCTTTGGAGGTTTCGATAATATCCTCTTCGGTGTAATTATTTCCTTCTCCCAAGGTAAACAGCTCGTATAGTTCTCGGGCATAGTTCTCGTTCGGGTTGTTCCCTCGATTTCTTACACCGTCCAAATAATAGAGCATGGCACTGGTAAGGCCGATTTCACTGGTAAAGGTCTTAAAGTTGCCAAGCGCATTTCGTTGTAAACAATTGAGATAATAAAAAAGGAACTGTGGACAGTCATAAGTTTCCAATTGTGTTACAAAGTGATTGCTCCAAAAGAAGCTCAATCTATCTAGCAGTTCGTTGTTTGCCAAGGCGTTTCCGTAGGCTGTGGTGAGCTCTTCGATGTGGGCTCTACGCATTTGCCGAGCCAAATCGTCATCGGCAGGGTAATCGGCATTGTTCCAGTCTGCCCAGGCTGGGGCCGGAATCGGGAGAGCGGCAAGCGCTTGGTCCACCAAGCTGTCCACGAGTGGGCCAGCTGTTTGTCCAACAGCAGCAGCAATGGTTTGCACCGGGGCACTAAAACCTAGCCTTCGGTACAAATGGGCGGCACGCAACTCATCCAGTGGAGTAGTGTATGGTGCCAAAGTTGAGGAATTACAATTGATAAAGTACTCCATAGCAATGTCTGGCGTTTATTAAGTACATAGTTTTGGGGCAACTATATGTTTATGCTAATGTTGGTGTGGTTCAATTGAGCCAACAAATTACAATCTTAACGTTCTTAAGTCCACGAACTACCAAATTTTTCGACGAAATGCACAAAAAATTTACATTTTTACAAAATATATGGCTGAACACAACACATTTGGGATGCTCGGGGAGCAGAAGGCCGTTGCCCATTTAGAGGGGAAGGGATACAAAATATGTCATCGTAACTATCGGTATCTCAGTGCCGAGATCGATATTGTTGCCCAAAAGGACGATGTTTTGGCAATAGTGGAGGTAAAGTCCCGAAATACGGGTTTTTTGGAAGATATCTCAACGGTGATCACCACTAAAAAAATTAAACTTTTGACCATGGCGGCAAACCAGTATATCGAAAAAAATGATTTGGATGTGGAGGTTAGATTTGATGTGATTACCGTTGTAAAAAGAGGGCAGAAGTTTGAAATTGAACACATTGAAGGTGCTTTCTATCATTTTTAACCATTTGTTTGTTTTATAACAATGTGTTATTTTTGAATAAACTCTAACCAGAAATGAAAACAATATCTGCCGTAGTTGAGCACTACATCAAAAAAAAGCCGTTCTTGCAAACGGCACTGGCACAAGGGATCATTAACTTAACTTCTTTATCCAGACAAATAAAACCGGAAATTGCAGAAGAACTTGGGAAAGATGTTAAAGATGGCGCTATTGTAATGGCTCTTAAACGGCTTTCGGACGATCTGGAGTTTAGGGCCACACACAAGATTGTAAAAGTGCTCAAGAATATTGGGGAAATTACCGTTAGATCTAATTTATCCGACTATACGTTTTTGGCCTCCGATACTATTTTACAACAACAGGCACGACTCTTGGAAGAAGTCAATGCCAATCAAGATGTGTTTTATACTTCTTCGCGCGGTGTAAACGAAATCAATATTGTGATCAGCAATACAATGGACGGTATTGTGGAAAAGTACTTTAAAATGGAGCGCTGTACGCAAAAGGCCGAAGGACTTTCGTCGATTACGGTTAAACTGCCGTCCGATAACGTATCGGTACCTGGAATTTATTACTTTATTTTTCAACGATTGGCATGGGAAGGCATTGTGCTCTACGAAGTAATATCCACTACAAACGAGTTTACCATTCTGGTGAACGATGAACAAGTGGATGTTGCCTTCAAGACCATTAAAGATCTAAAATCCTTGTAATAAGGTTAACTTTTCGGTGTCTAAACTAAAATCAATTCTTTATCGTTTTAGAAAAAGACACTTTTTGGAAAAATGACCAAAAAACGGATTTTTTACGGTTTCTTAGGCCTAATTGTACTGTATTTGTGCTATCTGGCTTATGTTTTTGTGCTATCCCCCAAGACAAATCTTCAATCCATCTACCTTATCCCAAAGGATGCCGTTTTTATTGTTGAATCGGAAAAGCCCGTGGAAAGTTAGGAACAGGTCAGTAAGTCCAGAGCCTGGCACCATCTTAAAAAGAACGATTACTTTTCAGACCTTACAGAAAATATCCAAAGGGTAGATACTGTATTTAACGATAATCATAAACTGTTCGAGTTTTTTGACAATCGCTCCCTGTTCATATCCGTACACATGATATCCCCCAAAGACTATGGGATTTTTTATGTACTGGACTTAAAACGGATAGCCAAGCTACAATTGCTTAAAACATATTTGAACACACTGTTGGACGATGGCTATGTGCTTAGCAAACGTACCTATCACGAACACGAGATATTGGAAGTTCACGATCGCGATAGCAAGGAAACCATGCATTTGTCCTTCATCAAAAATCAATTGGTGGCCTCTTACACGCACACTTTGGTAGAAGCTTCAATAGATCAATATATGGAGCCGGTGTTGGGGCGAAACCTCAATTTTTTGGAAATCAATCAAAAAGTCGGGCACGAGGACCTGTTCCGGTTGTATGTACAATACCATTTTTTTGACGATTACATTAAAATGTATTCCGACCGGCCCTCCGACTGGGTAATGCGCGTAAGTGAAAACTTTTTGTTTTCTGGGTTCTATTTTGATTTGGACAAGAACAGCACACTGACCGCCAACGGATATACCAACATAAGTTCGGTAAACGAATATTACCTTAAGGCACTTCAAAAATCGGGAAAGGCAAAACGTTCCATACCAGAAGTGGCCCCAAATAGCACAGCGCTTTATGTTAGCTATGGTTTTGATAGCTTTTCCGAGTTCTACAAAAATTTTGAGATGGTCCAGCAAAGCGACCCCGAACAGTTTGAAAGTTACCAAAAGGGCATAGCCAAAGTGGAAAAGTTCCTAAAAATCGATATCAAGGAAAATTTTGTAAGCTGGATAGGGGACGAGGTGGCCTTACTTCAGATACAATCTCACATTTCCAAAGGCAAAAATGATCTAGCGCTTGTCCTTAAAACCAATAATGCCGATAAGGCTAGGACCAACTTGGATTTTGTGGTGGAGCAGGTCCGCAAAAAAACACCGGTAAAGTTCAAAGCTGTAAATTACAAGGGGTACGAAATTAATTTTTTGTCCATCAAAGGATTTTTTAAAATGCTACTGGGCGGCAGATTTAATGAGTTCGATAAACCCTACTTTACCCAAATCGATGATTATGTGGTCTTTAGCGATAGCCCAAATACCCTAAAGGGCATAATAGAAAAGGTTACCGAAGGCGAAATTTTGGCAACTTCCAGTGAGTACATTGATTTTAATCAGAAATTCGATCCCGAATCTTCTGTTTTTATATATAGTAATGTGCCTTTGCTGTTTGATAATATGTATGCTTTGGCCGATGCGCCAACCAAACAGAAAATGCGCAAGAACAAGGATTTTATCATTTGTTTTCCGCAGATTGGATTACAATTATCGCCGAAAGATGATTTGTTCGAAAATAGATTGGTGCTAAAGTATGAGGATGTTGAGAAGGTGAAAAAACACCAGGTCATGCCAATAACCGGTAACAATGTAACATCTAAAAGTAAAAATACTGCGACGGCCCAGACAACAGATGCGGTCTTTAACCTGAAACCCATATATCCGAACGATTTAAATGCGAAGACATTTATAAAAAAATACAACAACGGAAACGTTAGGTTCCAAGTGGAGCTCAAGGATGGTTTAAAACATGGCAAGTACGAAGAGTTCTACACCAACGGTACAAGAAAAATTCGCGGTCGTTTTCGTAAAGATGAACAGGTGGGCACATGGCGTTATTATGATGAGGACGGATTGCAAGTGCATAAAAAAAGGTTCTGATCCTTTAATAGCTTACCCACTACTTTGGTAATTTTTTGATGAGGTTTTCAAATTTTGAATATACAGTCGTCTGCAATGGCGTAAACATCATCGCTTTTTTTAGGTTTTAGGGCATGGGTTCCAGTAAATTGTCCAAAAGCGGGCAATATCATTTTGTTTTCGGATTTAAAAAAGCAAGGCAACTTAACGTAATCCCGCCCTGGCCCTTTTAGTTTTATGGAAGGATGTATATGTCCACAAAAATTAAAGAGCCCTTTGCGATCTTCCGGATGGTGTGTAAAAAAAAACGAATCAATGGCAAGCTCCTGAAATTGGGAGACATTCACGTTTTGAAATTTTTCGGGGGCGATAATATCGTGGTTTCCTGTAATCAGCACAACTTCCGAAGGTGTTTTGCCCACCCAGTTTTCAAACAACTCCCACTCCTTGTTCAACGAAGAATGGAAGAGGTCTCCTAAAAAACAGATTTGAAAGGGTTGAAAATCGGCCACGATTTGATCTAAAAGGATAAAATTTTTATGGATTGCCTTTCGAGGAACGGCGGCGCCAAATTTCCGGAAATGGGATACTTTCCCCAAATGTACATCACTGATCAGCAATATGGATTTTTTAACCCAAAACAATCCACCCAAAGGGTGTAGATGAAATTCTTGGCCTTGTATTTGGATTTTTTCGATCATTCTAACGAAGCAACAAATTTAACCAATTGTAATTTTGAAACGAGAGGGGCAAGTGCGGAAACTATTTTAAAAATTATCGATCAGATGCGGTGTTTTGTCTCTTCGACTACGCTAAATGTCCGGGCCATGTGAGTGTGTTCGAACTTTATTTGGTCAATTTCTCCACCATTCGTTTAATGCGATCAGCCAATTTTTCATTGGACAGTTTTTCCCGCAACCGATCTGTAATGATCGGGAAAGATAGTGGTGTTGGTTGAGAACATTTTTTCCAGACTATTTTTTGCTGTGTGATCCGTTCCAGTGCCAAACGTAATCTTCCTTCCTCCAATTGATGCTCAAAAGTTTCGGTGAAAGCTTGTTGGTACAACAAATTATCGTCTTCAAAATCACGGAAAACATCAAAAAGTAATTCTGAACTACTTTGCAGGTGTTTCATTTTTATTCCTTTATCGGGGTAGCCCGTAAAGACCATGCCGCTGATTACGGCAATATCTCTAAATTTTCTACGCGCCATTTCGTTGGAATTTAAACTCTTTTGAAGATCGGACAACATATGTTCCGGCGTAAAAAGGTTATTGTCCAGAATCTCCTGAATATCGATTTTCCTGTCCGAAAGTAATTCAAAACCGTAGTCGTTAAAGGCCAGGGAGCAGGTAATCGGGCTCAATAAACTGATACGGTATGCCAACAGGCTGCTCATGCCTTCGTGGATGGCCCTGCCTTCGAACGGATAAAACATGTGATGATGACCATCTCGTGTCTCAAAGGTTTCTATCAAAAATTGATGCGGTTGGGGCACTAGACTTTCTTCCCTTTGTTTGGTGAACATTGACTGCAATGCCCGGATTTCCTCCGATTGTTTTGAAGACTCCAACTCGGCCGTGTAGAGTTCTTGCCGTAATAGTTCGGACATTTTTGCTGAAAAGCTCAGTCTTCCGCCCATCCAACTGGGTACTTTGTTGGTCTTTTTTTTGGAATTGCGCACGTGTGCCGACATCCCCTTTATTCGAATAAACTCCAAATTTCGACCAGCAAAGGTAAAAACATCCCCAGGACTCAATTTGGAGATAAAGTACTCTTCAATACTACCGATATACCCTCCCTTTTGATAGCGGACCGATATGGTTGCGTCCCCAACAATGGTTCCGATCTGGAAACGATGGCGCATGGCAACGACCCTACTGTTTACTTTAAATTTACCATCTGTTTCAATTTCAACTTTTTTGTATTCGTCGTAGTTCTTTAGGCTTTGGCTGCCCATTACCAAAAAATTGAGTAGCCACTGCCACTGTTCTTCCGATAGGCTCTGATAACAGAACGTTTGTTGTATCTCGGGATAGATTTCATCAGGATAAAACCCATCGGAAACGGCCAAGGTGGTCAAATATTGAAGTAGGACATCAAAACTGTTCAGGTAAGGGATGCGATCTTCCACAGCATTGTTGAGTACTGCTTTTTGCATGGCCGAAGCCTCCACCAGTTCAATAGCGTGCGTGGGCAAAAAATGGATAACACTTTCTTTTCCAGGTCGATGTCCGCTCCGCCCGGCGCGTTGCAAAAAACGGGCAACCCCTTTTGGTCCACCAATCTGGATCACCGTTTCCACAGGGGCAAAATCCACGCCAAGGTCCAAACTCGATGTACAGACAACGGCTTTGAGACTCTCGTTCCGAATGGCCTGCTCTACCCAGAGTCTGGTTTCTTTGTTTATGCTGCCATGGTGCATGGCTATTTCCCCAGCGAATTCGGGATATTTTTCCAATATTTTCTGAAACCAGATTTCACATTGGCTTCGGGTGTTGGTAAAAAGTAACGTGGTCTTACTTTTTTTGATAATGGGTATCACATCATCCAATAAATGCAACCCTAAATGTCCGCGCCACGGGAAGGTTTCCATTTCTTTGGGAACAATACTTTTTACCGTAATTTTTTTGTTGAGGTCTGCCTTTACCAATATCGAATTGTCCAGTTCGGGTGTAGAAGGGCCCAACAATACTTCCCGTGCTTGTTCCAAATTACCTATGGTCGCCGATATGCCCCAAATACGCAATGCCTTGCATACGGTTTTCAATCGGGAAATGCCCAGTTCCATTTGCACCCCTCGTTTGGTGCCCAAAAGTTCGTGCCATTCGTCCACCACAATAGCAGAGCAGTTTTTAAAAGTTTTGGCGTACCCTTTGGATGAAAGTAAAAGCTGTAGGCTTTCGGGAGTGGTGATCAAAAGATCGGGCATGTTGGTCCTCAT
It includes:
- a CDS encoding DUF1800 domain-containing protein gives rise to the protein MEYFINCNSSTLAPYTTPLDELRAAHLYRRLGFSAPVQTIAAAVGQTAGPLVDSLVDQALAALPIPAPAWADWNNADYPADDDLARQMRRAHIEELTTAYGNALANNELLDRLSFFWSNHFVTQLETYDCPQFLFYYLNCLQRNALGNFKTFTSEIGLTSAMLYYLDGVRNRGNNPNENYARELYELFTLGEGNNYTEEDIIETSKALSGYTERGEEGCTQVTFDPSEFNTDNKTIFGQTGNWGYDDVIDILFNQRPDEIGWFICKKLYEFFVHPDSTNDDGGIAPQIIDGLAQTFINSGFEIAPVLRQLFKSQHFFDETAIGVIIKSPADLYFNLLKETGFTYDDGTILNMIDSCSLIGQRFFQPPEVEGWQRDRTWINTNFIIGRWLTVEMFLQRFYQENPEQFRDLGLSLSGNAGLTSNNPDEVARPIIDKFLPKGLLTDADYDRAFIAFRSDVDINYYEGGTTPSWTLLGWETGPSQVYLLLRHLSREPEFQLK
- a CDS encoding YraN family protein produces the protein MAEHNTFGMLGEQKAVAHLEGKGYKICHRNYRYLSAEIDIVAQKDDVLAIVEVKSRNTGFLEDISTVITTKKIKLLTMAANQYIEKNDLDVEVRFDVITVVKRGQKFEIEHIEGAFYHF
- a CDS encoding aspartate kinase — encoded protein: MKTISAVVEHYIKKKPFLQTALAQGIINLTSLSRQIKPEIAEELGKDVKDGAIVMALKRLSDDLEFRATHKIVKVLKNIGEITVRSNLSDYTFLASDTILQQQARLLEEVNANQDVFYTSSRGVNEINIVISNTMDGIVEKYFKMERCTQKAEGLSSITVKLPSDNVSVPGIYYFIFQRLAWEGIVLYEVISTTNEFTILVNDEQVDVAFKTIKDLKSL
- a CDS encoding DUF3352 domain-containing protein, whose protein sequence is MISPKDYGIFYVLDLKRIAKLQLLKTYLNTLLDDGYVLSKRTYHEHEILEVHDRDSKETMHLSFIKNQLVASYTHTLVEASIDQYMEPVLGRNLNFLEINQKVGHEDLFRLYVQYHFFDDYIKMYSDRPSDWVMRVSENFLFSGFYFDLDKNSTLTANGYTNISSVNEYYLKALQKSGKAKRSIPEVAPNSTALYVSYGFDSFSEFYKNFEMVQQSDPEQFESYQKGIAKVEKFLKIDIKENFVSWIGDEVALLQIQSHISKGKNDLALVLKTNNADKARTNLDFVVEQVRKKTPVKFKAVNYKGYEINFLSIKGFFKMLLGGRFNEFDKPYFTQIDDYVVFSDSPNTLKGIIEKVTEGEILATSSEYIDFNQKFDPESSVFIYSNVPLLFDNMYALADAPTKQKMRKNKDFIICFPQIGLQLSPKDDLFENRLVLKYEDVEKVKKHQVMPITGNNVTSKSKNTATAQTTDAVFNLKPIYPNDLNAKTFIKKYNNGNVRFQVELKDGLKHGKYEEFYTNGTRKIRGRFRKDEQVGTWRYYDEDGLQVHKKRF
- the pdeM gene encoding ligase-associated DNA damage response endonuclease PdeM, which translates into the protein MIEKIQIQGQEFHLHPLGGLFWVKKSILLISDVHLGKVSHFRKFGAAVPRKAIHKNFILLDQIVADFQPFQICFLGDLFHSSLNKEWELFENWVGKTPSEVVLITGNHDIIAPEKFQNVNVSQFQELAIDSFFFTHHPEDRKGLFNFCGHIHPSIKLKGPGRDYVKLPCFFKSENKMILPAFGQFTGTHALKPKKSDDVYAIADDCIFKI
- a CDS encoding ligase-associated DNA damage response DEXH box helicase; translation: MKESDLFHIAEKWFQEQKWQPFPFQKETWKAFLNGKHGLLNAPTGSGKTYALWFPIVLNYIKNNPEYKTTHKKGLKAIWITPLRALSQEIKQSAERITQDLGTQMSVGIRTGDTSAKDRAKMRTNMPDLLITTPESLQLLLSSKGYAKTFKNCSAIVVDEWHELLGTKRGVQMELGISRLKTVCKALRIWGISATIGNLEQAREVLLGPSTPELDNSILVKADLNKKITVKSIVPKEMETFPWRGHLGLHLLDDVIPIIKKSKTTLLFTNTRSQCEIWFQKILEKYPEFAGEIAMHHGSINKETRLWVEQAIRNESLKAVVCTSSLDLGVDFAPVETVIQIGGPKGVARFLQRAGRSGHRPGKESVIHFLPTHAIELVEASAMQKAVLNNAVEDRIPYLNSFDVLLQYLTTLAVSDGFYPDEIYPEIQQTFCYQSLSEEQWQWLLNFLVMGSQSLKNYDEYKKVEIETDGKFKVNSRVVAMRHRFQIGTIVGDATISVRYQKGGYIGSIEEYFISKLSPGDVFTFAGRNLEFIRIKGMSAHVRNSKKKTNKVPSWMGGRLSFSAKMSELLRQELYTAELESSKQSEEIRALQSMFTKQREESLVPQPHQFLIETFETRDGHHHMFYPFEGRAIHEGMSSLLAYRISLLSPITCSLAFNDYGFELLSDRKIDIQEILDNNLFTPEHMLSDLQKSLNSNEMARRKFRDIAVISGMVFTGYPDKGIKMKHLQSSSELLFDVFRDFEDDNLLYQQAFTETFEHQLEEGRLRLALERITQQKIVWKKCSQPTPLSFPIITDRLREKLSNEKLADRIKRMVEKLTK